In the genome of Cryptococcus deuterogattii R265 chromosome 6, complete sequence, one region contains:
- a CDS encoding peptidyl-prolyl cis-trans isomerase-like 3, which yields MSVTLHTNLGDIKIEVFCESVPRTAEDFLALCASGQYNGTLFHRNIRGFMIQGGDPTGTGKGGQSIWGRPFSDEIRQTLRFSNRGMVAMANAGPDTNKSQFFITYAKQPSLDGKYSIFGKVIDGLETLDSMEKTPVNPKNRPLQEIKLLNVTIHANPIADQTKGGLA from the exons ATG TCTGTCACATTGCATACCAATCTCGGGGATATCAAG ATCGAAGTCTTCTGCGAGAGTGTCCCAAGGACAGCCGAA GATTTTTTGGCCCTCTGCGCCTCTGGACAATATAACGGTACCCTATTCCACAGAAATATTCGAGGATTTATGATTCAAGGAGGAGATCCGACAGGGACAGGAAAGGGTGGGCAGAGTATTTGGGGAAGACCGTTTTCAGATGAGATTAGGCAGACGCTGCGG TTCAGTAATAGAGGCATGGTCGCTATGGCCAATGCCGGTCCTGATACGAACAAATCACAG TTTTTCATAACATATGCCAAGCAACCAAGCTTGGACGGGAAATACTCTATTTTTGGCAA GGTCATTGACGGCTTGGAGACCCTCGACTCCATGGAAAAGACTCCTGTCAATCCCAAGAACAGACCGTTACAAGAAATCAAATTGCTCAACGTCACCATACATGCCAATCCCATCGCAGACCAAACAAAGGGAGGATTAGCATAG
- a CDS encoding nuclear protein, whose protein sequence is MSEEAGPSRKREDPQRRKSYSLRDEFQEATQTQKRHKVTDVSEIFQRPDAEEQKRLNKEYRALQSKADGEGLIVRLHYRTELIENGTIELKANLANATARDLAQALQKQALLFQNVKDTGIGTLDANLLRTNTENAMGLAKRFKIDGVTFDVDEFLIKMKGHLGLDRVELMDAEVNSDEEEEGAERQGRRGALGDWEKIGWMAARYYRRIPGAEFLYGPLQAEPKVRKVAQRRAKADIPLETRPIEVQNETASAKSRDEFTANVKTVMKTLARLDPDGEGVNFFRLVVNPDDFGQTVENCFYLSFLINQGQAGIYVKKDGEVMARSTIHEEIEEGGDQAKNQAVLEMDMETWEIAKETFEITHSEIPHRDYAEIRIQSNSWYS, encoded by the exons ATGTCCGAAGAAGCGGGTCCATCtcgaaaaagagaagatcCCCAAAGGAGAAAGTCTTATAGTCTGCGAGATGAGTTTCAAGAGGCGACTCAGACACAAAAACGACACAAGGTCACCGATGTGTCTGAGATTTTCCAGAGACCGGATGCCGAGGAACAAAAACGATTGAACAAGGAATATAGAGCGCTTCAGAGTAAAGCCGATGGTGAGGGACTCATAGTTCGATTACACTATCGAACAGAGCTGATTGAGAATGGTACGATAGAGTTGAAGGCCAATTTGGCCAATGCGACCGCCCGTGACCTTGCTCAAGCACTGCAAAAGCAAGCATTGCTGTTCCAAAACG TGAAGGATACTGGTATCGGTACTTTGGATGCAAACCTCCTGCGAACGAACACTGAAAATGCCATGGGTTTGGCAAAGCGCTTCAAGATTGATGGCGTGACTTTCGATGTTGACGAGTTTCTTATCAA AATGAAGGGTCACTTGGGTCTTGACCGTGTGGAGCTGATGGATGCGGAAGTTAATtctgacgaggaagaggaaggggcCGAGCGTCAAGGTAGAAGAGGTGCTCTTGGTGattgggagaagattggATGGATGGCAGCGAGGTATTATCGACGTATACCTGGTGCTGAGTTCTT GTATGGCCCCCTGCAAGCAGAGCCAAAGGTCCGGAAAGTCGCACAAAGGCGTGCAAAGGCAGACATCCCCCTGGAAACTCGACCTATAGAAGTACAAAACGAAACTGCTTCAGCCAAATCTCGCGATGAATTCACCGCCAATGTCAAGACA GTTATGAAAACACTTGCCCGTTTGGATCCCGATGGGGAAGGGGTCAACTTTTTCCGCCTCGTTGTCAATCCTGATGACTTCGGTCAGACTGTCGAAAATTGCTTCtacctttctttccttatCAACCAAGGACAAGCAGGTATATATGTTAAGAAGGACGGTGAAGTGATGGCCC GCTCAACAATACATGAGGAAATCGAGGAAGGTGGCGACCAGGCTAAGAATCAGGCCGTGCTCgagatggatatggaaaCATGGGAG ATCGCTAAGGAAACTTTTGAAATCACACATAGTGAAATCCCTCATCGAGATTACGCAGAAATTAGAATTCAAAGTAACTCTTGGTACTCATGA
- a CDS encoding thaumatin family protein — protein sequence MSPLLPSLLLALLIISSSFARQITVKNSCTSTIWPGLHTGEGTIPGQATGWELAAGGQTKFTVPDNWTAGRIWARTGCVDQDGIFQCLTGQCGSGENGDVTCKNSDQPPATLAEFTFVWGKEDNYDISLVDGFNIPLNIIPSVSSCAEPQCQVNINALCPPLLRTSLDQNGVNLGCIAPCNAGFGQEIYGNRACCTGAYADSTLCVACGVDYYALFKDNCNTSYAYPYDEKSGTALWTCSGSPDYTVEFCPAGSNYVGAKEASHEYVYATARCSSIATTFSTTFNVGPSPTSTATIGKLDVVTTVAAGVDGAAAIQIGETGAASSDETKIAIPTTASQTAAGVVAQTISSSAVGRTSAAVLSSDGCDVSAVQATTAAEQDYTSVELFTVYGGSTLYKVIHGTAVSGPDATSTTGGTVALQVPHTDSAGVEGNANTEPGDDMPSSGHRWGEANWLSAVPTGAGDNSQKKRATRGA from the exons ATgtcccctcttcttccctctctcctccttgcccttctcataatctcatcctcttttgccCGACAAATCACCGTCAAGAACTCATGCACGTCCACCATTTGGCCAGGTCTGCATACCGGAGAAGGTACCATACCCGGCCAAGCGACAGGTTGGGAACTTGCGGCTGGGGGTCAGACAAAATTCACCGTGCCAGACAATTGGACAGCAGGACGGATTTGGGCTAGGACTGGGTGTGTAGATCAGGATGGTATTTTCCAATGTTTGACTGGTCAGTGCGGTTCAGGAGAGAATGGGGATGTTACTTGTAAAAATTCGGACCAGCCACCGGCAACTTTGG CCGAATTCACTTTTGTTTGgggcaaggaagacaaCTATGACATCTCTCTCGTTGACGGCTTCAATATTCCGCTAAACATCATTCCATCCGTTTCCTCATGCGCCGAACCGCAATGTCAAGTGAACATCAACGCTCTCTGTCCGCCTCTGTTAAGGACATCACTTGATCAGAACGGGGTGAATCTAGGTTGTATTGCGCCCTGTAATGCTGGGTTTGGTCAGGAGATCTATGGTAACAGAGCGTGCTGCACTG GGGCGTATGCTGATTCCACCCTCTGTGTGGCCTGTGGTGTTGATTACTATGCGCTTTTTAAAGATAACTGCAATACTTCCTACGCATACCCTTACGATGAGAAATCCGGCACAGCCCTGTGGACATGCAGTGGTTCTCCAGACTATACTGTTGAGTTTTGTCCAGCCGGTTCTAACTACGTTGgagcaaaagaagcatCGCACGAATATGTATATGCCACGGCGAGATGTTCGAGTATAGCCACTACATTTAGCACAACATTTAACGTTGGCCCAAGCCCGACAAGCACCGCAACAATAGGGAAGCTGGATGTTGTTACAACAGTTGCGGCCGGAGTAGACGGGGCTGCTGCTATCCAAATTGGTGAGACAGGTGCGGCTAGTAGCGATGAAACGAAAATTGCAATTCCTACCACAGCTAGTCAGACGGCGGCTGGCGTTGTAGCACAGACTATTTCAAGCTCGGCCGTGGGGCGGACCAGTGCGGCAGTCCTCTCGTCCGATGGTTGTGATGTGTCAGCTGTTCAGGCCACAACTGCAGCAGAGCAAGATTACACTAGCGTCGAACTTTTCACTGTGTACGGCGGTTCTACATTGTATAAGGTCATCCATGGTACTGCTGTAAGCGGTCCAGACGCGACAAGCACTACAGGTGGAACGGTTGCTTTACAGGTGCCACATACGGATTCGGCCGGGGTAGAGGGAAATGCAAATACTGAGCCTGGAGATGACATGCCTTCAAGTGGACATCGATGGGGAGAGGCGAATTGGCTGAGTGCTGTACCGACTGGAGCGGGTGATAATTCccagaagaaaaga GCGACCAGAGGAGCATGA
- a CDS encoding cytoplasmic protein: MTHRSRSGGPQKKHGGKKQQTHTRKLHHPPAPQPETSPLPVPDNLPLPPTEGPFNPPDSELLALIRRALHSTLSSDEFQPTIQKIKGLLYDKKWLEVFCGPEGLLESYAGRWVPSRAACFRELIGQLVGEVFGGEEGVEKDLNKLSLGDDESDEDEEETEEEGQAEDVKGQKASERVDKEASGDVSLTQKPTHHILSLGGGAGSEFLAISALIRSTLLSRPRTHPSWTWTGIDIGNWNNVLKKLEGTIRMDWEITGDMLEMEYMKGDLMASVEPIAGKEGEKKDGDGKIMEGIAMSRIDLKGLLTRKSPSLITLFFTLAELLTQSRPSTLSLLATLTAQCKPGTLFLIADSASDISEFAIGSEGRKWPAWMVVDAVLTGKERGWEKVRGEDSRWFRFEEGVGAGWPCKLENTRYWYRLYRRV; encoded by the coding sequence ATGACTCACAGATCACGCTCAGGAGGCCCTCAAAAGAAACACGGTGGAAAGAAACAACAGACACACACTCGCAAATTGCAccatcctccagctcctcaacCTGAAACATCCCCGCTTCCTGTCCCTGACAATTTACCTCTCCCCCCTACGGAAGGACCATTCAACCCCCCAGACTCtgagcttcttgcccttaTTCGCCGCGCACTCCATTCCACTCTCTCATCTGATGAGTTCCAACCCACGATTCAAAAAATTAAAGGGTTGCTGTATGACAAGAAATGGTTAGAGGTCTTTTGTGGACCGGAAGGGTTATTAGAAAGTTATGCAGGGAGATGGGTACCTAGTAGGGCGGCTTGTTTTCGGGAGCTGATTGGTCAGTTGGTTGGGGAAGTCtttggtggagaggaaggtgtgGAGAAGGACCTGAACAAATTGAGTTTGGGAGACGATgagagtgatgaagatgaggaagaaactgaggaagaaggacaggCGGAAGACGTCAAAGGTCAAAAAGCATCTGAACGGGTGGATAAAGAGGCGTCTGGCGATGTTTCACTCACCCAAAAACCGACACACCACATTTTATCTTTAGGAGGTGGAGCAGGCTCCGAATTCCTAGCCATCTCTGCTCTCATCCGCTCCACTCTCCTCAGTCGTCCTCGAACTCACCCATCCTGGACATGGACAGGCATCGACATTGGTAACTGGAATAATGTGCTTAAGAAGCTCGAAGGTACTATTCGAATGGATTGGGAGATTACGGGGGACATGCTGGAAATGGAATATATGAAGGGAGATTTGATGGCTTCCGTTGAACCCATCGCtggaaaagagggagagaaaaaggacgGTGATGGGAAGATCATGGAAGGCATTGCTATGAGTCGCATTGATTTGAAAGGACTTCTTACTCGCaaatctccttcactcATCACATTATTCTTCACTCTCGCCGAACTCCTCACCCAATCTCGACCATCGACCTTGTCCCTACTCGCTACGCTGACTGCGCAATGCAAACCGGGTACTCTATTTCTCATTGCAGACTCTGCTTCTGATATTTCCGAATTCGCCATCGGTTCagaagggaggaaatggCCGGCATGGATGGTTGTGGATGCGGTGTTGacagggaaggaaaggggtTGGGAAAAAGTGCGAGGGGAGGACAGTAGATGGTTCAGATTTGAAGAGGGGGTAGGAGCTGGTTGGCCTTGTAAATTGGAGAATACAAGATATTGGTATAGACTGTACAGACGGGTGTAG
- a CDS encoding DNA repair protein (mre11), whose translation MSVPNRVPDSQPSSEIGDEPPLSIVEPDLENCFRILIATDNHIGYAEKDPVRGQDSINTFREILELARDHEVDFILLAGDLFHENRPSRTCMHQTIALLREFTLGDKPIEFELLSDPMDGSTPGFSFPAVNYEDPNINIAIPVFSIHGNHDDPQGTGPEGALCALDVLSVSGVLNYFGKSDLVADESAADNSEKGIQIRPVLLRKGTTHVALYGCGNIRDQRMYQELRANKVKMFMPTGGDVPDSEWFNILLVHQNRVRHGPQNYVPENMFDDSMRLVIWGHEHDCRITPESVADKSYFITQPGSSVATSLAPGEAIPKHVGLLSIQGSQFQLEKLPLKTVRPFELDEVVLSYAAEQGAVDLNDRDSITSFLREQVEALIVQAKKNWKERNNGSTKNMMLPLIRLKVETTDAKEMVNPVRFGQEYVNRVANPRDILQYYRKKKSERKLKNNPDMPDIDNDEWEEDPESLTADERLSKLRMATLVKQYLQAQSLDVLVENGMEEAVMRFVDKDDKDAIKDFVADTLRMVGRKMKEKEVKEDDVDLAMAEAKEKEYNRYADSNPIPAQDVKGKNKQQDSDVDSMMASDDMDLDEMPTQQRAPGRRATAKQPVKSAKGKSKQPLFDDASEEEEKEDEEDEEDEEDEAEDEEEPVPKKGRGRAAAASTKKVPKKAPARTPAKSTTKTPTIRRPTASQSSTGRGITQSQLTFSRSGAGKAAAVPIELSSDED comes from the exons ATGTCGGTACCAAATCGTGTGCCCGACTCACAGCCAAG CAGCGAGATAGGAGATGAGCCGCCCCTCAGTATTGTCGAGCCAG ATCTGGAGAA TTGTTTTCGCATTCTCATCGCCACAGACAACCATATAGGATATGCGGAAAAAGATCCGGTCCGAGGACAAGACTCTATCAATACCTTTCGGGAAATATTGGAGCTGGCAAGAGATCATGAAGTTgatttcatcctccttgcaGGTGACTTGTTCCATGAGAACAGACCAAGCCGAACATGTATGCACCAGACCATAGCACTACTAAGAGAGTTCACTCTGGGTGACAAGCCAATTGAA TTTGAGCTTTTGAGTGACCCGATGGATGGATCTACTCCTGGTTTCTC TTTTCCGGCTGTCAACTACGAAGATCCAAATATTAACATTGCCATTCCCGTCTTTTCAATCCATGGCAATCATGACGATCCTCAAGGCACTGGTCCT GAGGGTGCACTATGTGCATTGGATGTTCTTTCCGTTTCTGGAGTCCTCAATTACTTCGGAAAGTCTGATCTTGTCGCTGATGAAAGTGCCGCCGACAACTCAGAAAAAGGTATCCAGATTCGACCTGTTCTTCTGCGAAAAGGTACAACTCATGTGGCGCTGTATGGTTGCGGTAACATCAGAGATCAACGAATGTATCAGGAACTACGGGCAAACAAAGTCAAGATGTTTATGCCGACAGGAGGTGATGTGCCCGATAGCGAATGGTTtaacatccttcttgtACATCAAAATCG CGTCCGGCATGGCCCTCAGAATTACGTCCCCGAGAACATGTTTGACGATTCTATGCGACTTGTCATATGGGGCCATGAGCATGATTGTAGGATCACTCCTGAGAGCGTCGCCGACAAAAGCTATTTCATAACGCAGCCTGGAAGTTCGGTGGCCACCAGTTTAGCGCCAGGAGAAGCAATACCCAA ACATGTTGGGCTTTTATCCATTCAAGGATCCCAATTTCAACTTGAGAAATTACCTCTCAAAACGGTGAGGCCGTTCGAGTTGGACGAGGTTGTGTTATCGTATGCTGCGGAGCAAGGAGCTGTAGATTTGAATGATAGAGATAGTAtcacttctttccttcgGGAACAA GTTGAAGCTTTGATTGTGCAGGCTAAAAAAAattggaaggagaggaacaACGGCAGCACCAAAAACATGATGCTTCCTCTCATCAGGCTGAAG GTTGAAACAACAGATGCCAAAGAAATGGTTAATCCGGTCAGATTCGGTCAAGAATACGTTAACCGCGTTGCCAATCCTCGAGATATCTTGCAGTACTATCGTAAGAAAAAGAGTGAGCGAA AGCTCAAGAACAATCCTGACATGCCGGATATCGACAATGATgagtgggaggaagatCCCGAGTCTTTAACTGCCGATGAACGGCTCTCCAAACTCCGTATGGCAACACTTGTCAAGCAATATCTCCAGGCCCAGAGCTTGGATGTGTTGGTGGAGAAcgggatggaagaagctgtgATGCGCTTTGTGGATAAGGATGATAAGGATGCTATCAAAGA CTTTGTGGCCGACACTCTTAGAATGGtggggagaaagatgaaggagaaggaagttaAAGAGGATGACGTCGATCTTGCG ATGGCCgaggcaaaggagaa GGAGTACAACAGGTATGCTGACAGCAATCCGATACCTGCTCAG GATGTCAAAGGGAAGAATAAGCAGCAAGATTCAGATGTGGATAGTATGA TGGCAAGCGATGATATGGATCTGGACGAGATGCCGACTCAACAGCGAGCCCCGGGGAGACGTGCCACCGCGAAGCAGCCAGTTAAGTCAGCgaagggcaagagcaagCAGCCTTTG TTTGATGACGcctcagaagaagaagaaaaggaagatgaggaagatgaggaagatgaggaagatgaggcagaggatgaagaagaacccgTCCCTAAAAAGGGTCGAGGACGTGCAGCAGCGGCTTCAACCAAGAAAGTACCGAAGAAAGCACCTGCGAGAACGCCAGCTAAGTCGACGACAAAGACACCTACTATAAGACGTCCCACAGCTAGTCAGTCCTCAACAGGGAGAGGAATAACGCAATCACAATTAAC
- a CDS encoding pheromone-processing carboxypeptidase KEX1 — protein MLVCFLHTGGEGETGKDAKLYFLMAKARRNAGKERVIFWFNGGPGCSSFDGSLMEVGPFRTVPASETITGMVEAKLVEGGWEEFATVVFVDQPPGTGYSYAATNGYLHDFDELSAHFIEFLQNFYTVFPELKGVDTYLAGESFAGQYIPFFADALINSTELSNFPLKGIAIGNGWIDPKEQYPGYVEFAYEKGLIDSGTPEAEEMEAALKRCQEEMDKYTDPFTTPVNIDHCGEVMDSVTRPFTQELNGKKVCMNVYDVRLVDDYPACGMNWPPDLPDVYTFLRQDEVISALHASSKETAWVECNNKVSYELNLKHSHMSAALLPSILEAGVPILMFAGAEDLICNYKGIERIVNGLEWDGEKGFANATSQEWYLNGTQVGTWQTSRGLSYAKIYDSSHMVGFDVPHVTNDMIMRFMDVDVSLLPGMISQWSSRIGDDERTMIHVGDAGEAGGVPLIKGGNTDWEAWYNAVFAFLVLGILVSIVGLYFYFRRKPVSYRSRIALKQRGRHRRSHDRDEGDTAERMPLGSERLELDDIERAEGYEFDDRDGEGYSGKGKGKGKELANDREEVMFALGDDDEDDRH, from the exons ATGCTGGTATGCTTCCTTCATACCGGAGGTGAAGGCGAGACTGGGAAAGATGCCAAACTCTA CTTTTTAATGGCTAAAGCACGACGTAACGCCGGTAAAGAACGTGTGATCTTCTGGTTCAACGGAGGTCCTGGCTGCTCCTCTTTCGATGGCTCCCTCATGGAAGTTGGTCCATTCCGAACTGTTCCAGCTAGTGAAACGATAACTGGCATGGTTGAAGCCAAGCTTGTAGAAGGTGGATGGGAGGAGTTTGCGACTGTCGTCTTTGTGGATCAACCACCTGGCACTGGATATTCGTATGCGGCAACAAACGGATATCTGCATGACTTCGATGAG CTCTCGGCACATTTTATCGAGTTTTTGCAGAATTTCTATACCGTTTTTCCAGAGCTGAAAGGTGTCGACACCTATCTCGCGGGAGAGTCCTTTGCCGGGCAATacatccccttcttcgccgATGCGTTGATCAATTCTACTGAACTTTCAAACTTCCCTCTAAAGGGTATCGCTATCGGTAACGGATGGATCGATCCTAAAGAGCAATATCCGGGATACGTTGAGTTTGCTTATGAGAAAGGATTGATAGACTCGGGGACTCCG gaagcagaggagatggaagctgcGTTAAAACGGTGtcaggaagagatggacaaGTACACGGATCCATTTACAACGCCCGTAAATATCGATCACTGTGGGGAAGTCATGGACTCTGTCACGCGGCCTTTTACCCAAGA GTTGAACGGGAAAAAAGTCTGTATGAATGTGTACGATGTCCGATTAGTTGACGATTACCCTGCCTGTGGTATGAACTGGCCACCAGACTTGCCCGATGTCTATACTTTCCTCCGA CAAGATGAGGTGATATCCGCCCTCCACGCCTCATCCAAAGAGACCGCCTGGGTCGAATGCAACAATAAGGTCTCTTATGAGCTCAACCTAAAACATTCACACATGTCAGCTGCCTTACTTCCTAGTATCCTAGAAGCAGGCGTACCAATTTTGATGTTTGCTGGTGCGGAAGATTTGATATGTAACTATAAGGGGATTGAAAGGATCGTAAACGGTTTAGAATGGGATGGTGAAAAAGGTTTTGCG AATGCTACCAGCCAGGAATGGTATCTCAATGGTACTCAAGTCGGGACATGGCAAACATCCCGAGGCCTCTCATATGCGAAG ATCTATGACTCGTCACACATGGTTGGCTTTGACGTCCCTCACGTTACCAACGATATGATCATGCGTTTCATGGATGTAGACGTCTCCCTTTTGCCTGGTATGATTTCCCAATGGTCTTCGCGTATAGGTGACGATGAACGCACCATGATTCACGTTGGTGATGCCGGCGAAGCGGGCGGAGTCCCCTTAATCAAGGGCGGCAATACTGACTGGGAAG CCTGGTACAACGCCGTTTTCgccttcctcgtccttggTATCCTCGTGTCCATTGTCGGCCTCTACTTCTACTTCCGCCGCAAACCCGTGTCATACCGTTCCCGCATCGCTCTCAAGCAAAGAGGCAGACATCGCCGGAGTCATGATAGAGATGAGGGTGACACTGCAGAGCGAATGCCACTAGGCTCGGAGAGGTTGGAACTGGATGATATTGAGCGGGCGGAGGGGTATGAGTTTGATGATAGGGATGGTGAGGGTTATAGTGGCAAAGgtaaaggaaagggaaaagaactCGCCAACGATAGAGAAGAAGTCATGTTTGCGCTtggagatgacgatgaggatgaccGTCATTAA